The region CTGGATCGTGATTTCGCGGGTGGTGATATCCCGCCACGCCTCGTCGTACTTGTACTGAAGGGGATTATCGGGATTGAGCGCGAGGGCGTAAATATCCGCCGTATCGGGTGCGCCGGTCGTCATGGCCCACGCCATGTTTGCCCCGTGGCCCAGGGCGATGTAGGGCACACCGGCGAGACTGAAGCCGCTGCCTTCGATTTCACCGGCATGCATGCGCAACTCCCAGAAGCGGGAAGCGCCAAACCAGGCCAGATGGGGGTCGACGTAGAGAATGGCATCGCCCGAGGCGCTGCGCTGGGGTGAAACCGCAAAGGAATTGGAACCCCGCTGAACCTTCTCCATCCCCGGCTGGATTCCCGCACGCGACAGATCGCCAAAGCCATCATCGATGGACCAGGAGTACAGGAAAAAGCGGCCGAAGGCCACCACCATGGCCGCATCCACCTTGCGGTCGCCCCACCACGTGGGGACGTCCTCTGGATGGGCGGCATACCAGGCGTTGACGCCCGCGGCATAGGCCTCCAGATGCTCCCGCACATTCGGGGCAATGGAATCCATGCCCGATTTCGCCAGTTCATAGTGCCGCCACATGCGCGAGAGCATGTCGCTCTGGATTCCGCCTTCCCCTTCAAAAACAGCGCTCTCGCCAATGCCCCGGAGGAGGTTCTTGAGCACCTCCTCAGGCCGGTCCTCGGCCTGGGCCCAGCCCATGGCATACATGCCCTGGGCGGCCGTGGGCGCATAGATATGGGGTACACCCCAGGTGTCCCGGTAGATGACCGTCTTGCCTTCATCGGGACCGCTGCCCGGGAGAGGCTGGGCCGACAGCCCCGAACTCATGCCCAGGCAAAGCACCAGTGCAATTCCAGCCAACTTCATCCGCAAGTCGATCCGCATGAAAAGCCCTTTCTCTCCGGCATCCGTATGTTCCCAATCCCCCGCGAAAATCTTCGCGTGTCAGAAGCGAAGCACATCAGTGTACGGGTGGGATCCGGTCAAGTCAATCAATCAATGCCGTCGGCGTCCACGGCAACGGCGCGAAAACAAGAATCGCGCCGGGCAGCACGGCGGCAGCACGGCGCGATCTCACGTTATGGGTTAAATCAGTTAACGGGTTCCTGTCCCTTATAGCGGGGTTTGGTCGTCCGGGCGCCGCTCTTATCGCGATAGCGCCAGAGATTTTCGTCGTCCGTCGCTTCCACGGTCTCGCCAGGTTTTGCCGCGACTTCTTCTTTCACCGCCGCAGGCTCTTCCCGGAGGGTCGTCACAAGGCTCTCGAGCACCTTCAGCTCACTGGAGTGGTCTTCACCCGCGTGCCTAGCCGTTGCTATCTGACGCTCTACACTTTTTCGAGCCAATTGCACCCAACCTAGTTGTATCTTGGGCCATTCAGGGTCCCTCTGGTCAATACTTCCCCGCTGATAGACTATGTCGATGACATTCTTCTTGACCGTTGCCCAGTCGACGCTTGCGCCCCCCGAGTCTTCTTTCGACACTTTGTCCACGGTAAGCCCGATCAGCTCGATGAGCTTTACTTCCCGCGCTTCCCATTCAACACGGGGATCGGTATCGGTGTCTTTGGCGGCCGCGCCCGCCGGGGTATCGGCCTTGACCTCCCCCGCCGGGGCCGCCGGATCGGCCCATACCGCTCCCGCCGGGACCAAGCCCAACACGGCGACCGAAGCGGACGCCAGTCCTGAAAAGAGAAAGTGCTTCATTTTCATCATGGTCTCCTGTTTAGACGATGCACACATTTTGCACTTATCCTATTTTAGATCATTAAACTCTCTATGTCACCGACTATTTTGCCAGGCGCGTATTTCGGGGATCGTCGCGCAACTGGCGCCGGGCGGCGTCCAACTCGCCGGTGAGCACTTCGTTGTCCATTCGAAGAAAGACGACCTGCTTTTCCGCGGTATTGAGGGCCTTTTTCAGTTCCACCAGTTCCTCATTGGTCTTGCGCAGGCGTGCGAGGAGTAGTTTGATGATGGCCTGCTGCAGGAGGCGGCTGAAGAGGGAGTTTTCCTGGCGCGCGCCGTGTCTGGCGAGTTGCGCACTGACGGTGAAGCACGTGACTTTATTACAGGCGGTTACCGTTGCGGAACGCAATTCGCCGGTGACGGCTCCGAATTCGCCAAAAACATCGCCGGGATCGTCCATGACGCAGAGGTCGGCGCCGTCGAGCGACACGGTGACCGCGCCATCGACCAGAACATACATGGCGTCGCTGGCTTCACCTTCCCGAATGATAGGTTGTCCCGCCGCGAAATGGTGAAGTTCCCCCCGTTCAAGCATGGCGCGCAGATCGTGCCCGTGGGGGTCATGTTTTCCGAGGAACTGGAGGATAGGCGCGTTCGACAGCGCTTCTATCAGAGGCTCTCGGACCTGGGGGGATTTCTTCACGTGCACGACTCCCTGTTCATAGGCCCTATCATGCCATGAAGTCGCCTGCGCCGCAAGCCCCGGCTCAATTCAAATGGGCCGGTAGGCTGCGAAAGGACGGCGATGTCGCGCCGCTTAGTTACCCAGCAGGCGGAGGGCGGACTGAGGTGTGACGTTGGACTGCACGAGCGTCGAGAGACTGCTTCTAAGCAGCAACTCGTTTCGGGTGCGCTCCACGGTGGCCCGGGCAAGGTCCAGGTCGCGGATTGAGGATTCCGCTTCCTGCTGATTCTGGACAGCGGATTCGCGCTGGGTGATGGCGCTCTCGAATCCGTTCTGCTGAGCGCCAATCTGCGCACGGTTGGACTCGATACTAAGCAGCGCTTCGTCGGCCGCTTCCAGTGCGGCGGCGGCCCCTTCCGGTGTGCTTATATCCAGGCCATTCAATCCAAGGGACTGGGTATTGGAGGCGCTGATGGTGATCTGGTTGCCGCTCTCGGTACCCAGATCCACAGTGGTATCCTGATTCAGCACGTTCTGCCCGTTGAACTGGGTATCTTCGGCGACACTGTCGATCTGCCCCAGCAACTCCTGCACTTCGGCGTTGAGCGCGGCGCGGTTGTCATCGCTCAGTGTCCCGTTCTGGGCCTGAAGGGAGAGGTCACGAATGCGCTGGACTGCATCCTGTTGAACCGAGAGGCCACCTTCGGCGGTCTGAGCGAGATTGATACCCGATTGCAGATTGCTGGCTTCGGCCTGCCCTTGACGAATCTGTGTATTGAAACCCTCGGCAATCGCCAGCCCTGCGGCATCGTCGGCGGCCCGATTGATGCGCCGCTGGGAACTCAGTTGCTCCAATACCTTCGAAAGGGCGGAATTCGAGCGGCGGGTCTGCCGACTGGCTTCGAGGGCAGACAGATTCGTATTGATGTTGAGTCCCATGGGCACTTACCTCCGACCACGATCCCGCCTCATCCCTAAGGGGGCCTTGGTGCATCCACTATACCATATCTCGTGTCCGGTGCCAATGATTTGTAGCGACGCGGAGGCAAAATCCATAAAAACTCGACGACACGGCTAAATGTGGAGCAACACTTTCATCACACCCGGCTCCGCGGCGCGGGCCATGGCCTTGTCCGCGTCCACAAGGGAGAAAACGTCGCTGATAAGGGGCTGGACACCAATGGTCCCGAGGCTGAGTGCCTCCAGCGCGGGTCTAAAGGGGCCGCACCGGGAACCGAGAATACGGACTTCATTGATTACGGGACTGCTGAACTCCAAGGCGGTGGGATGGGCCACCGTGGTCTTGAGGATCACGGTGCCCTCGGGACGGACGAGCTCGAGGGCCCTTGCGAAGCCGAGGTGAGAACCGGTGGCCTCGACGACAAGGTCCGCGCCTCGAATGACAGGTTCGTCCATGAGGGCGGTTTTGATTCCGAGGTCGCTGAGCAGCTTGAGCTTCCAGGGGTGCTTGCCGACACAGACGAGATTCTTGGTGTGGAGCCAAAGTACCTGGGCGACCAATTGGCCGAGCTTCCCATCGCCGAGGACGATTACGTGGTCGCTATCGTGGATTTCGACCTGCTCCAGGATTCGAAAGGCGGCGGCGGCGGGTTCTGCGAATACGGCGACGTCATCGCGCACGGATGCGGGCGCGATATGGAGGTTTTCTTCCGGCAGGGTCAGGTATTCAGCGAAGGCGCCGTCGCGATTCAGAATGCCGAGCACGGAGCGATTGAGGCAATGGTGGGGCATTTCCATCTGGCAGTACTGGCACTGGTGGCAGACGCAGTTGATCTCCCCCACGACCCGCTTTCCCACGAGGTGGGCGTTTTCCGCCTGCTCCACGACGCCGACAAATTCGTGTCCGAGGGTACCGTTGAAGTTCATGTAGCCCCGGGCGAGTTCCAGATCGGTGTTGCAGATGCCCGCGGTGAGCACCTTGACCAGGGCTTCGCCGGGGGCGGGCTGTGGCTCGGGAACATCTTTCACGCGCAGGTTTCCCTTTGACAAAACCAATGCCCGCATCTGGGTTCCTCCTCGAAGTGAATGGATTTCTTTCTCCTGAGCGGTGTATTCAACACCACCGGTGCGAAAGATTCAAGTCTCGCGCGCTGAAGCTGACGTGGCGGTCCCGGCCCGTCGTGGCGTATCATAGCCGGGTCACACGCACTATGACCCCCGGGAGCTTGAAGACCTTGCCCAGACCCCCACGCTTTTTCGTCCTTTCGAGCACGTTGGCCCTGTTGTTGCTTTGCTTCCCACTCCGAAGCGGGGCGCTCTCCGTCACGGCCACGGTGGACAAGCCCGAGATTGGCATGGGCGGCAGTGTCAGCCTTACGACGAAGGTGCGCCCCGATAAAGGGGGTGATCTCGCCGGTTACCGGGTAATTCCCTTTGTGAACGGCAAACGCTGGGGTGCGATCGAAGTAACCGACAATAGAGGTCAGTCGACCCACCACCTGCCGCTGCCCAATCCCGGCCGCGCGGTGATTGAGGTACTGGTCGAGGAACCGGCGTCTCGGGGGCCCGAGCCCCAGTGGATCTGGGCGCCGTCGTCACCCGAGAGCGCCACGCAATATTTCCAGCAGAGTTTTGACTGGAAGGGCGACCTGGAATCGGCGGTACTCTTCGTCGCGGCGGATGACGGGGCGACGGTGCACCTGAACGGCGAGGAACTGGGCACGGTCTCCGGCTGGAGCACGACCACGCGCTTTGAAAATCTTGGCCCTCATCTCACACCGGAAGACAACGTGCTCTCAATCGAAGCGCGATCCGCGGGTGGACTGGCGGGTCTGCTGGTGCGACTTGAAGCCCGGGATACGCCGGGTGTGGCGCTGCTCGTGAGCGACGGGCAGTGGCACCGTTTTGATCGCGCCCCCTATGGGTGGCCCTACGCCGCCGAAGAAGACGCGCAACATGTGAAAGTTCTTTCGGGCGTCGCCTGGAGCCCCTGGCGCACCCAGATGGAAGATTGGCCCGGCCTGAACGACCGAAGTTACGATATCGCGGGGACGCCCCTGCCCCTCAACCTCGCGGGCCCCGATCTTTCGGCTCCGGTGACGGTCGAAGTGTTCCGGCGGGCGCTGGTTCGCCCGGCGGGGGATCCCGACCACCGCGTGGGCATCCAATTCGAGCCCTGGTTTACGCCGCGCAACGCCAACTGGGGATCCACGCCCGCAGTGCCGCTTACGGGCCTGTACTGGTCCTGGAATCCCGATGTGACGCGGCAGCAGATGATCTGGCTTATCGAATCGGGCATCGATTTTCTTGTGGTGGACTGGACGAACCATCTGTGGGACAAGGCGCACTGGGACGAGCGGGGCGATCACACAAACGAGATTATCCACGCTACGACGATGCTCCTGGAGAGCCTGGCCACGCTGCGGGACGAGGGGAATCCAGTCCCTACGGTCGTGCTCTACGGCGGCCTGAACAACGGCCCGGCCACGACGGTATCCGCGGTGAATGAATGCATGTCGTGGATCCACCACACGTATGTGCGGAATCCTCGATTCGCCGGCCTTTTCGAGCTCTACCAGGATAAGCCGCTCTTTCTGGCTCATAGCGGCGGCGGGCCGAACTGGAAGGATGCTACAGGAGCATCCCGCCTCGACGAGAGTCTATTCACAGTTCGTTATCAGTCATTCATGCATGAGTTCAACGACCACGCGGCCCATGGCTTCTGGTCGTGGATGGACGCGACATTGACGCCGGTTCCGACCCTTTTCGAAGGCCAGCCGGAAGCGCTGACGGTATCTTCGGCATTCTTCGCCGGGACCGGCTGGAAGGGCGAGGGGGCCCATAGCCGCAAAGGCGGCTGGACGCTGACGGAGAGTTTCAAGTCCGCGTTCCAGCACCGACCGCGTTTCCTTCAGATCCACCAGTTTCAGGAGTTTGCCGGTCAGTGGGAAGGGGGCGGCTATGGTCCCGATCGAGACTTGTATGTGGATTCGTACAGCGTGGAATTGAGCGACGATATTGAGCCTGTGAGCCTGACGGCGCATGCTTATCGCGGGGAAGGCGGATGGGGCTTTCTCTACTTGAATCTATTGCGCGCACTGGTCGATTGTTACCACCAGGCCACACCGGAGACCACAGTGGTTGCCCTCGATCAACCCGGCTTCGGACAGCGCGTGAGCGGTGCGAGCCTGCCCTTGCGCTGGACCTGGGTTGGCAAAACGCCGTCGGGCTTCGAACTATCGGTCAATGGCAGGAAGCAGTCCTTTCCGGCGGAAGCGACGGAGGCCGTGATCGAGCTCAGCGCCCTGCCGGCGGGCCCCCTTGAAATCGTGTTGACGGCGCTGGACACCCAGACCCGGTATGCGCTATCCCACACGGAGGCCTCGCTGCCCTCCGATAATCCGCTGCCGGCCCAGGCCGCCACCACCTTGTCTTACACGCCGTGACGGCGGGAATTCACGGCAGGTTCTGAAGCGGGACGGTGTCCGCCGCTTCGGCGAATGCGTGGGGGTCGTAGGGGAGCTGGAGGCCTTTCCACGTCGTCACGGGAATGCGCCACAGCGTGTAGTCGGCGTGGAATCGCATGGGAAGCCGCCTCGGTATGGCCGCGGCGATGGCGATGAGGGCGTCCTCCCCTTCCCAGGCGAAATCGATGACTTCACCGGGTAGTGAGATGTAGACGGGCTCACTTTCGCCCGGTGTCATGCCGCGCAGCAATCCGGCAGGGTCCACCCACGCCACCCGACCGCCGTTTTCACTTATTCTGGCCTGCGCGATGGGGTAATTCCGATGGAGCAGCGTGGTAACCGCAGGAGAATCCGGCGTCACAGAAACCAGACCGCCACTCTCCTCGAAATAGATGATCTCATTGCTTCCACCGCGCCAGCGCAGACCACCCGAAGGGCGCGCCACCTCCTGGACGATCTTGATTGTATTCGTATCGGCCTCCCAGGTGACCAGCACGCCTTCGTCCGTCAGATACGCCAGGCGTTCCGTGTCGGCTTGAAGATCGGCGTTTCCCGCTCGGGGACGGGGCAGGAGTTCGCCCTCTTTTAGGGACGTCGCGCCGACAATGTCGATGCGACCAGCGCGCCAGACGAGCGGCCCCGCCTTACTCCATCCGAGGAATACGGTGTCGCTGCCTTCGATGGGGTGCCATTGATTGTCGCGCCAGAGTCCCGCGGAATCGCGGCGCTGGACCGCAAGTTGCTGTCCGGCGGAGTCCCAGGCGAGGTCCAGGGGCATGGAGCCGGCAAGTTCGATGGCGCCTTCGGGGGTGCGACCGGCCAGGGGAAACAGGTAGAGCCTGTGGGAACGGTCCCCCCCCCACTCCGACTGGCTTACAAGGGCGATACGTCCGCTGGAGGAGACATTCAGCGCGAGGGGCCACTGAGTGGAGGGCCAGGCGTTGTTGGTACGGCGCATATCGGCTACCGCGAACTCGGGGTCGAGGACGATTCGCTTGAGTGGTCCGTTCAGGGTAAAGCTCACGGTATCGCCGTGCATACCAGGCTCAATGGTCTGGACCTGGTATCCATCTTCCATGACGAGGCCCAGCTCCATGGGGACATAGGCGGGAATATCGCCGACGTTTTCCACCGTCACGTGCACCCGTCCCCCCTCCTGGGTTACTCCCGCGATGGCGTAGTCCAGCGCGCCGGGCCTGTCGAACCAGACGCGGACGAGTTCGTCGAGGGGCTTTTCGGAGGCCAGGGTCATTTCGTGCAGTAGTGCCGCATAGGAGACGGTGCTGTAGCGATGGACCGACATGAAGTTGCGGCAGGCGCGGGCGAAGGCGTCGGCCCCGATGTACTCGGCCAACATCGCGGCGGTGTAGGGGCCTCGAACGGTGAAGAGGCGCTCATCCAGCCCGTCGGCGGGCAAGAGATGACGTTCGAGGTTGTAGGCTTTCATGGGCCCTGGAATCTCGGGCGGGCAGTAGAGGGACTCCTGATGGCGCAGATAGGCCCGGCGACCTTTGAGCGTGCGCAAGGCCTGCCAGGCGCTGTATTCCGAGAGGCTGGTCATCAACCATTCGCCCGCTTCCGGGCGGCTGCTGAACCATCGGCCGGAGACGGTCTCGCCCCACCAGTTTCGCGCCACGTGGTGGGCAATGAGCACGAAGGACGCGTCACCGTTCTGGAGGCGGGCGGGATTGCACAGGAGGGTGGAGCCACCCAGATGGGCGGCGCCGTCAATGCTATCGCTGAGAACGAGATTCAGTTGGTTGAACCCGTCGGGGCCCAACTGGGTGTGGAAATAGTTGTAGGAATCGCCCAGGTCGGCCAACCAGGCCTCGGCGCGGGCGGCGTCAACTTCGCGGCCGTAGATATTGCAGCGGATGCTGCCCTGGACACGTGAGATCTTCTGGTAGCGCCCTGCGGCGAAGCCCGCCGCCAGGACGGGCCGACTTTCTTCCCAGCGGACGGTACGCCGCCCCTCCCTCACCTGGTTGTCGAGGAGGGCGCCACTCCAGACGACTTCAAAGTCTTCGGGAACCGTGGCGGCCACAGCAAGGGTTGAGAAACTATTGAGATCCACAGGGTACCAGAATTGGAGGCGGTCCACGACGAACTCACCGGGCGTTGCGAGCAGCGTTGAAGAGTTTCCCGATTCAAGAACTCCGCTGTAGGCGACCTGGAGCCGCCCAGCAGTGGCTTCCGGCGGCAACTGAACAAGCAAGCGCTCGCCGTTGCGCCGGGAGGAAAGAGACTGCCCTTCAAAAGTAAGTTCGTCCACATCCAGGGCCTGATTCAGCAGGAGAATAACCTGGGAGCCATCCCCCCCCGGTGCGGTGACGGCCAGCGTTGCCTTGCCCTCCAAGCGGCCCGACTCGGGATCAAGCTCAACCTCCAGCTTCGTGCTGGCGATTGCCTGGGCGCCGGTCAACCCTTCCATTTGCTTCCAGGACAGCCTTGTCTGCCAGGGAAAGCCGGATGTGGCGAGATGACGGACGAGGGCAACACCGCCCGCCACCGAGGCCAGCAGGGCCAGAGCCACGAGTATCCTCAGGTAGGGGCGCCCGGCGAGCATGGCATCAAACGGGTCGGTTGTAGATCACGGCGGGACCGGCATAGGGATCGTATACAGTTATACCGTGCTCATTGAAGACGGCGGTGACGGGCGCGCCCTTTCCCGCTTCGATGTAGGCCTGATTACGCTGAATAACTTCCCGTGCGGCATCGACGATTAACACGGAGAGACGGGCCTCCGCGGCGTTGGGATACCCCTTCTCCACTTCGTCGAGCGATTTACCCAGAAACTTCATCTCGGCGACTTTCTCGATGCATACCACGAGGCTGTCCACGCCATAGCCCACATAGGCGAGGCTGCCGTCTTCGCGGGTTACATCGCGGGTGAAGTGGCTGTTCATGGTCTGGGTGCCGCGCTCGGTGGTGCAGAAACGCAGGCCCCGGTATTGACTGTCGGACTCGACCATGCCGTGGGTACCGAAGAGCTGGCTCTCCTGGTTTACGGGAGCCTCAAACTTGTCGGGCACGATCCAGTTGTTGATGAAGTCGATGCTCATGCCATTGTCGAACTGAACCTTGACCTGGACCGCGTCGAAGGCGTCCATGCCGTGTTCATTGCGGAGCTTTTTCTTCTGGCCTACGGCGTGGAGCGAGACGGGTTTCACGCCGAAATAGGCGATATAGAGATCGGTCCAGTGGCACCCCACATAGCTGAAGGGGTCGCTCTTCGACGCCCAGTTCTTGAAGACCTCGGTGGAGACCTCCAGGGGCTCTTCAAGTACGGCGCGGCCATAGAGTGGCTCGCCGATGCGCTGGGAAATCTTGTCCCGAATGCTCAGGTGATCGGGGTCATAGCGCTTGTGCATATCGACACCAACGAGGCGCCCGGCCTTCCTGGAGGCATCGATAATCGCGTCGGCCTCTTCCGCCAGGAGGGTCATGGGTTTTTCGGTGATGACATGGACCCCGCGTTCGAGGGCCGCCAGGATAGGGGCGGCGTGGAGGTGGTCCGGTGTGGCCACGGCCAGGATGTCCAGATCCGGGTGGGCGTCGAGCAAGTCCATCCAGGGGGTGTCGCCGTGGTAGGTGGCGAAGTTCATCCCGAGTTTGCCGTATTCCTCCCGTTTTCGCGCGCAGGAGCCCGGGGTGTTGGTGGCGAGGGCCACGAAATCCACCTGGATGTCGCCCAGGGCCCGGGCCATGTTGTCGAGGCCGATCCTGCCCAGCCAGGGGAGGATGCCGTTCTGTTGCAACTGGCAATAGGTACGGAGATGCACGTCTCCGCCAAACATGCCGGCGCCAACCAACCCGATCTTCAGAAATCTGCTCATTCAACCCATCCTCATACCAATGATGCTTCACAATACCGCATTTGCTCTGGCCCTGGGCATGCCGAAGGTCAACTCGGCGCGGGAAGGGGCGTGTCGGCGTCCGGTGCGGGCTCGGGCGCGGGCGCGGGCACAGGCACGTCGGGTTTCGCCGGAAGGGGTGTGGGCGGCGTAAGGGGCTCCGCGGGAACGGGCGGCGTCGGCGTGTCCACCAGCTCGACCCGGATAAGTTTCTGCGTTTCGGCCACGATGCCGGCAATGACTTCCCTGCGTTTTCCGTCGATCACTTGCTCGCGAAGGACATCGCGCGCGGACTCTATGGGAACAGTCCCCGGCTCATTCACCGACTGGATTGTGATGACATACCAACCCATCACACTGCGCACCGGGGCCGACACCTCTCCCGGCTTCAGGCTGTCCATGGCGGTTTCCAACTCGGGATAAAAGCTGCCGAATTTCATCTCCCGGAGCACTCCGCCGCGGGGTGCGGTGGACGGGTCTTCAGAGACCTCGCGCGCGACCGCGTCGAACGATTCTCCGGCGACGACACGGGCTCGCGCGGCATTGGCGCGCTCTTCCGCACCGCGCCAGTCCTCGTCCGCTCCGCCTTTGGCGCGGAACAGCATCACGGCGATGTCGCGCGTCTTTTCTTTCCGGTTCATCTTGCCTTCGGCTTTGAGGGTCTCATAGGACTTTGTGATTTCCTCGTCGGTGGCGCTCAACTCTCCGGTCTCATGATCGACGAAATTCTTCACGCGCAAACGGGAACGGACATTCTCGCGGAGTTCGGCCTCGGTCATGTGCAGCCGCTTCAGGTAACCCTGATAGGCCTCCTCGCTGTCGAATACCGCCTTGCGCTCCTGGAACTCTTTTTCCAGCTCCTCTTCCGACACCTGCGTGCCCGCGTTTCTTGCGGCGATGCCCAGAATACGGCTGTTGATGACTTCCGTGAGGAGGGCTCGGCGAAAGCGCAGATCGGGGTTGACCTTCTGGCCCGTGGCCCCTTCGATCTGGCGCATTTTGAATTGGACATCCCGGGCGAACTCACCCGCGGTGATGACTTCGTCACCCACGTAGGCGATCACCTGGGCCGCCTGCTCGGCGGTCAACTCCTGACCCTGCGCCCGGACGCATGGGGCCACCAGCAGCAACGAGGCCGCGACAACGATTTGAATGAAGTGTTTCATGGGATTGTCTTCTCTGCGCCTTTGAAGGCTACGGTTTGCCATCCTATTCCCGCACGATCCGACCGGGGTTTGGGCGTGACCCGATAACCCACCACGGCCTACAATTTGACGACCTTGCCGGTTCTTGCGGATTTGTAGATCGCCTCGATAAGGGCAACGGCCAGTCGGCCTTCACGCCCCTGGATAGCGGGCTGGCGCCCAGTCTGGATGGCCTTGGTAAAGTCATCGATCTGGCGACGGTGCCCCTCAATCTTCAAGCCGCTCAGCGGATCCGATGCGCCCGAGCCAAGGGCGGAATCGCCCGCCATGGCCGCTTCGATCTTCTTGTCCACGGGCTTGGCCTTGCTGAATTTCCAGGAGACTACTTTACCGTCTTCCATGGCGGCGCTGCCTTCGGTGCCGTGAATTTCGATGCGCGCGGGGTGGCCGGGCCAGATGGCGGTGCTGCCTTCGATCACGCCCTGGGCGCCGTTCTCAAACTCCAGAATGGCCGTAGCCAGATCTTCGACCTCCAGGCGCTCGTGGGCCACCAGGGCCGTGCGCGCATAGACCGATTTTACCGG is a window of Candidatus Hydrogenedentota bacterium DNA encoding:
- a CDS encoding alcohol dehydrogenase catalytic domain-containing protein, which gives rise to MRALVLSKGNLRVKDVPEPQPAPGEALVKVLTAGICNTDLELARGYMNFNGTLGHEFVGVVEQAENAHLVGKRVVGEINCVCHQCQYCQMEMPHHCLNRSVLGILNRDGAFAEYLTLPEENLHIAPASVRDDVAVFAEPAAAAFRILEQVEIHDSDHVIVLGDGKLGQLVAQVLWLHTKNLVCVGKHPWKLKLLSDLGIKTALMDEPVIRGADLVVEATGSHLGFARALELVRPEGTVILKTTVAHPTALEFSSPVINEVRILGSRCGPFRPALEALSLGTIGVQPLISDVFSLVDADKAMARAAEPGVMKVLLHI
- a CDS encoding flagellin FliC codes for the protein MGLNINTNLSALEASRQTRRSNSALSKVLEQLSSQRRINRAADDAAGLAIAEGFNTQIRQGQAEASNLQSGINLAQTAEGGLSVQQDAVQRIRDLSLQAQNGTLSDDNRAALNAEVQELLGQIDSVAEDTQFNGQNVLNQDTTVDLGTESGNQITISASNTQSLGLNGLDISTPEGAAAALEAADEALLSIESNRAQIGAQQNGFESAITQRESAVQNQQEAESSIRDLDLARATVERTRNELLLRSSLSTLVQSNVTPQSALRLLGN
- a CDS encoding cyclic nucleotide-binding domain-containing protein translates to MKKSPQVREPLIEALSNAPILQFLGKHDPHGHDLRAMLERGELHHFAAGQPIIREGEASDAMYVLVDGAVTVSLDGADLCVMDDPGDVFGEFGAVTGELRSATVTACNKVTCFTVSAQLARHGARQENSLFSRLLQQAIIKLLLARLRKTNEELVELKKALNTAEKQVVFLRMDNEVLTGELDAARRQLRDDPRNTRLAK
- a CDS encoding peptidylprolyl isomerase encodes the protein MKHFIQIVVAASLLLVAPCVRAQGQELTAEQAAQVIAYVGDEVITAGEFARDVQFKMRQIEGATGQKVNPDLRFRRALLTEVINSRILGIAARNAGTQVSEEELEKEFQERKAVFDSEEAYQGYLKRLHMTEAELRENVRSRLRVKNFVDHETGELSATDEEITKSYETLKAEGKMNRKEKTRDIAVMLFRAKGGADEDWRGAEERANAARARVVAGESFDAVAREVSEDPSTAPRGGVLREMKFGSFYPELETAMDSLKPGEVSAPVRSVMGWYVITIQSVNEPGTVPIESARDVLREQVIDGKRREVIAGIVAETQKLIRVELVDTPTPPVPAEPLTPPTPLPAKPDVPVPAPAPEPAPDADTPLPAPS
- a CDS encoding Gfo/Idh/MocA family oxidoreductase, with the translated sequence MSRFLKIGLVGAGMFGGDVHLRTYCQLQQNGILPWLGRIGLDNMARALGDIQVDFVALATNTPGSCARKREEYGKLGMNFATYHGDTPWMDLLDAHPDLDILAVATPDHLHAAPILAALERGVHVITEKPMTLLAEEADAIIDASRKAGRLVGVDMHKRYDPDHLSIRDKISQRIGEPLYGRAVLEEPLEVSTEVFKNWASKSDPFSYVGCHWTDLYIAYFGVKPVSLHAVGQKKKLRNEHGMDAFDAVQVKVQFDNGMSIDFINNWIVPDKFEAPVNQESQLFGTHGMVESDSQYRGLRFCTTERGTQTMNSHFTRDVTREDGSLAYVGYGVDSLVVCIEKVAEMKFLGKSLDEVEKGYPNAAEARLSVLIVDAAREVIQRNQAYIEAGKGAPVTAVFNEHGITVYDPYAGPAVIYNRPV